A single region of the Streptomyces sp. ITFR-16 genome encodes:
- a CDS encoding DoxX family protein, translating to MEIAYWIVAGLLAAFYLYAGGKKAVQSKERLAPMMGWVDTVPMPVVRAIGAVEILGAAGLVLPPLTGIAPVLAMAAAVGILVLQVLATGLHLSRGEVKETGLNAVLIVLAATAAWLATVW from the coding sequence ATGGAGATCGCGTACTGGATCGTCGCGGGGCTGCTGGCAGCCTTCTATCTGTACGCCGGAGGCAAGAAGGCCGTGCAGAGCAAGGAGCGGCTGGCGCCCATGATGGGCTGGGTGGACACGGTTCCGATGCCCGTGGTCCGCGCCATCGGCGCCGTCGAGATCCTGGGCGCCGCCGGCCTCGTACTGCCGCCCCTCACCGGGATCGCGCCCGTCCTCGCGATGGCGGCGGCCGTGGGCATCCTCGTGCTCCAGGTGCTGGCCACCGGTCTGCACCTGTCCCGGGGCGAGGTCAAGGAGACCGGCCTCAACGCCGTTCTGATCGTGCTCGCCGCGACGGCGGCATGGCTCGCCACGGTCTGGTGA
- a CDS encoding NUDIX domain-containing protein, which translates to MSTVTGPRSAQAVDVPAPIRRVREVAVFRNRFGTLFNDDVTAPSGAPGQYLRWQWNQEGVVVVPVGPAGYALVTSYRYPIGAASLEFPRGGTEGDEELAAAAARELREETGLVSETVRPAGIIHADTGILAAPIHVFVAEVDVSTAESARPEVMESVTEPVWVSPEDLPRWLSEGRITCGVTLAALTLVQARHAALADERSGTVSV; encoded by the coding sequence GTGAGCACAGTGACCGGACCGAGGTCCGCGCAAGCCGTCGACGTACCGGCGCCCATCCGGCGGGTCCGGGAGGTGGCCGTCTTCCGCAACCGCTTCGGCACCCTCTTCAACGACGACGTGACCGCCCCCTCGGGTGCCCCCGGACAGTACCTGCGCTGGCAGTGGAACCAGGAGGGGGTGGTGGTCGTCCCGGTCGGCCCGGCCGGCTACGCCCTGGTGACGTCCTACCGCTACCCCATCGGTGCCGCGTCCCTGGAGTTCCCGCGCGGCGGGACCGAGGGCGACGAGGAACTCGCCGCGGCGGCGGCGCGCGAACTGCGCGAGGAGACGGGGCTGGTCTCCGAGACCGTGCGCCCGGCCGGCATCATCCACGCCGACACCGGTATCCTCGCCGCCCCCATCCACGTCTTCGTCGCGGAGGTGGACGTCTCGACGGCGGAGTCCGCGCGGCCGGAGGTGATGGAGTCCGTCACCGAACCCGTGTGGGTGTCGCCCGAGGACCTGCCCCGGTGGCTGTCCGAGGGCCGGATCACCTGCGGGGTGACCCTGGCCGCGCTCACCCTCGTCCAGGCCCGGCACGCCGCCCTGGCCGACGAGCGCTCCGGGACCGTCTCCGTCTAG
- a CDS encoding DUF2087 domain-containing protein has protein sequence MPDKQQQPNNSHGVEALFSRGRLTAIPRRTARREQLLVHLTETLFRPDRTYTEHEVNEALRTVHDDCAALRRYLVVGGLLTRTKDGVTYRRSARPEQ, from the coding sequence ATGCCCGACAAGCAACAGCAGCCCAACAACAGCCACGGCGTGGAGGCCCTCTTCTCCAGGGGCCGCCTGACGGCGATCCCCCGCAGGACGGCCCGCCGCGAACAGCTCCTCGTCCACCTCACGGAAACCCTGTTCCGGCCGGACCGCACCTACACGGAACACGAGGTCAACGAGGCCCTGCGCACCGTCCACGACGACTGCGCGGCACTGCGCCGCTACCTGGTCGTCGGCGGCCTGCTGACCCGCACCAAGGACGGCGTCACCTACCGCCGCTCGGCGCGCCCGGAGCAGTGA
- a CDS encoding GNAT family N-acetyltransferase: protein MTFDVRPASVFTDVRTLIGPKSPGANVCWCLSYRIPSKLNNELRGEARGEYVAALCREQPPPGVLAYDGEEPVGWAAVAPRADTSFAHSRKIPHVDDLPVWSLWCIRVRPGHRKRGISHALIAGAVAFARERGAPAVEAYPLDSGDARVDLTMAYAGIRKNFERAGFTHAADTTSVLAGHPRVLMRLDLR from the coding sequence ATGACCTTTGACGTTCGGCCGGCGTCGGTCTTCACGGACGTCCGTACGCTGATCGGCCCGAAGTCGCCCGGGGCCAACGTCTGTTGGTGCCTGAGCTACCGGATTCCGTCCAAGCTCAACAACGAGCTCCGGGGGGAGGCGCGCGGCGAGTACGTCGCCGCGCTGTGCCGTGAGCAGCCCCCTCCCGGTGTCCTCGCCTACGACGGCGAAGAGCCCGTCGGCTGGGCCGCCGTGGCACCGCGCGCGGACACCTCGTTCGCGCACAGCCGCAAGATCCCGCACGTCGACGACCTGCCGGTCTGGTCCCTGTGGTGCATCAGGGTCCGCCCCGGCCACCGGAAGCGGGGGATCTCGCACGCGCTCATCGCCGGCGCGGTCGCGTTCGCCCGGGAACGGGGCGCGCCGGCGGTCGAGGCGTATCCCTTGGACAGCGGTGACGCCAGGGTGGACCTCACGATGGCGTACGCCGGGATCCGGAAGAACTTCGAGCGCGCGGGGTTCACCCATGCCGCCGACACCACGTCCGTGCTGGCCGGGCATCCCCGCGTGCTGATGCGGCTGGACCTGCGGTGA
- a CDS encoding helix-turn-helix domain-containing protein: MSKYRDSCLIRGDGGRAIRGILDRIGDKWTLLVVATLDGERMRFTELQQRIPGISQRMLTRTVRHLERDGLVLRTAHPEVPPRVEYELTAMGRTLIEPAVKLAEWAVDNNPGIEKNQTSYDSEHPEHA; the protein is encoded by the coding sequence ATGTCGAAGTACCGCGACAGCTGCCTCATCCGCGGCGACGGCGGCCGGGCCATCCGCGGCATCCTTGACCGCATCGGCGACAAGTGGACGCTGCTCGTGGTGGCGACCCTCGACGGCGAACGGATGCGCTTCACCGAGCTCCAGCAGCGCATTCCCGGGATCTCGCAGCGGATGCTCACCCGCACGGTGCGGCATCTGGAGCGCGACGGCCTCGTGCTGCGGACCGCGCACCCCGAGGTCCCGCCCCGGGTGGAGTACGAACTCACCGCGATGGGCCGTACGTTGATCGAGCCCGCCGTCAAGCTCGCCGAGTGGGCCGTCGACAACAACCCCGGCATCGAGAAGAACCAGACCTCCTACGACTCGGAGCACCCGGAACACGCCTGA
- a CDS encoding TIGR03619 family F420-dependent LLM class oxidoreductase → MPVSLGLGLPQMKQYALGRDVAAVASAAEAVGYESLWVFERVLFPEPASQGLYGIPGLAWPDTYRGVADPLVTLTLAAAATERARLGTSVLVAPLHVPFQLARSLASLDAASGGRVIAGLGTGWSLDEYAAAAVAPFEKRGAVLDELLDVCAAVWGPDPVAYKGDLTTIAPSEVGPKPARPIPVYLPASSPRATRRLVDRADGWMPVAMGVPQLSEQWQRVRDTAAERRRERPLAVCARANARYSATPVASRDRQPFHGNVAQIVEDLAAHAATGVPEIMIDLQSTPRDASELVDVAGEVYESARAAGI, encoded by the coding sequence ATGCCGGTCTCACTCGGTCTTGGTCTTCCGCAGATGAAGCAGTACGCGCTGGGCCGCGATGTCGCCGCGGTGGCGAGCGCGGCGGAGGCGGTGGGGTACGAGAGTCTGTGGGTGTTCGAACGGGTGCTGTTCCCCGAGCCCGCCTCCCAAGGCCTGTACGGCATTCCGGGGCTGGCCTGGCCCGACACGTACCGCGGCGTGGCCGATCCGCTGGTCACCCTGACGCTGGCGGCGGCGGCCACCGAGCGGGCGCGGCTCGGCACGAGTGTGCTGGTCGCCCCGCTGCACGTCCCCTTCCAGCTCGCCCGCTCGCTCGCGTCGCTGGACGCGGCCAGCGGGGGCCGGGTGATCGCGGGCCTGGGCACGGGCTGGTCGCTCGACGAGTACGCGGCGGCGGCCGTCGCCCCCTTCGAGAAGCGCGGCGCGGTCCTGGACGAGCTGCTGGACGTGTGCGCGGCGGTGTGGGGGCCGGACCCCGTCGCGTACAAGGGCGATCTGACGACGATCGCCCCGTCCGAGGTCGGCCCCAAGCCGGCCCGTCCCATCCCCGTCTACCTGCCGGCGAGCAGTCCCCGGGCCACCCGCCGCCTGGTCGACCGGGCCGACGGCTGGATGCCGGTCGCCATGGGTGTCCCGCAGCTGTCCGAGCAGTGGCAGCGGGTGCGCGACACTGCGGCCGAGCGCCGCCGCGAGCGTCCCCTCGCCGTCTGCGCCCGGGCCAACGCCCGGTACAGCGCGACGCCCGTGGCGAGCCGGGACCGCCAGCCGTTCCACGGCAATGTCGCGCAGATCGTCGAGGACCTGGCGGCCCACGCGGCGACGGGTGTGCCGGAGATCATGATCGACCTCCAGAGCACCCCGCGCGACGCGTCGGAGCTGGTCGACGTGGCGGGCGAGGTGTACGAGAGCGCGCGGGCGGCGGGCATCTGA
- a CDS encoding UDP-N-acetylmuramoyl-L-alanyl-D-glutamate--2,6-diaminopimelate ligase, with amino-acid sequence MNLRELLAGHDHEVLLGDPETPITAGACFDAHRVSPGSLYIAVPGHREGGPEAVGPALARGAVAVLVDTGAPELLAAVHAAATGACVVRVADTRKAAGIVTSRYYGEPGRAMDMVAVTGTNGKTSVSYMVESLLRITEGASVGVIGTAGSRIGDELIPMPRSALSTPESPDFQYLLGHMRDHEVTTVVLEATSMGLLHHRIDRAFLDVGIFTNLTQDHLDDHGTMENYRDAKLRLFQGLCRSAVVNADDPVGAAIAPTMPGMVSTYGIEAEADYRATDLSMNAFGTRFTLHHEGSKYPAAIPVPGRFSVSNALASVAACHRLGHDLAGLVAALDRMPPVPGRLERFETPRGTAVIVDYAHSPDSLDKVLSAVRDFSPGRVITVFGCGGDRDVTKRARMGEIAGNRSDLCVLTSDNPRNEDPEAIMDQIVPGLRSTGTRFERHADRRAAIAFALSAAGPDDIVLVAGKGSEPYQIVGEQLLPFSDMATVRELAALQA; translated from the coding sequence ATGAATCTGAGGGAGTTGCTGGCCGGCCACGATCACGAGGTGCTCCTCGGCGACCCGGAGACCCCGATCACCGCCGGGGCGTGCTTCGACGCGCACCGCGTGTCACCGGGCTCGCTGTACATCGCGGTACCGGGGCACCGCGAGGGCGGGCCCGAGGCCGTCGGCCCTGCGCTGGCCCGGGGAGCGGTCGCCGTGCTCGTGGACACCGGGGCCCCGGAGCTGCTGGCGGCCGTGCACGCGGCGGCCACGGGTGCGTGCGTGGTGCGGGTGGCGGACACCCGCAAGGCGGCGGGGATCGTGACCTCCCGCTACTACGGAGAGCCCGGCCGGGCCATGGACATGGTGGCCGTCACCGGCACCAACGGGAAGACCTCGGTCTCGTACATGGTGGAGTCCCTGCTGCGGATCACCGAGGGCGCGAGTGTCGGGGTGATCGGCACGGCGGGCAGCCGGATCGGCGACGAACTGATCCCCATGCCCCGCTCGGCGCTGAGCACCCCGGAGTCACCGGACTTCCAGTACCTCCTGGGCCACATGCGCGACCATGAGGTCACCACCGTGGTCCTGGAGGCCACGTCGATGGGGCTGCTGCACCACCGCATCGACCGCGCCTTCCTCGACGTGGGCATCTTCACCAACCTCACCCAGGACCACCTGGACGACCACGGCACCATGGAGAACTACCGCGACGCCAAGCTCCGCCTCTTCCAGGGGCTGTGCCGGAGCGCCGTCGTCAACGCGGACGACCCGGTCGGGGCCGCCATCGCACCGACGATGCCGGGCATGGTCTCCACGTACGGCATCGAGGCGGAGGCCGACTACCGCGCCACGGACCTCAGCATGAACGCCTTCGGCACCCGGTTCACCCTGCACCACGAGGGCAGCAAGTACCCGGCGGCGATCCCGGTTCCCGGGCGGTTCTCGGTCTCCAACGCCCTGGCGTCCGTGGCGGCCTGCCACCGCCTCGGCCACGACCTCGCGGGACTGGTGGCCGCACTCGACCGGATGCCCCCGGTCCCCGGGCGGCTCGAACGCTTCGAGACCCCGCGCGGCACAGCGGTGATCGTGGACTACGCCCACTCGCCGGACTCCCTGGACAAGGTGCTCAGCGCCGTGCGGGACTTCTCGCCGGGCCGGGTCATCACGGTCTTCGGGTGCGGGGGAGACCGGGACGTCACCAAGCGGGCCCGCATGGGCGAGATCGCCGGGAACCGCTCCGACCTGTGCGTCCTGACCTCGGACAACCCCAGGAACGAGGACCCCGAGGCGATCATGGACCAGATCGTGCCGGGCCTCCGGTCCACGGGCACCCGGTTCGAACGCCACGCGGACCGCCGGGCCGCGATCGCGTTCGCCCTCTCGGCGGCGGGACCCGACGACATCGTGCTGGTCGCGGGCAAGGGCAGCGAGCCGTACCAGATTGTCGGCGAACAGCTGCTCCCGTTCAGCGACATGGCGACCGTGCGCGAACTGGCCGCCCTCCAGGCCTGA
- a CDS encoding DUF6630 family protein, with protein sequence MSGADDARTSLAAVAALLAPAHPDVAARVLHAHDDPSGYVRDHARELSDRGIDAPVPGLSWIALVDALAAHRLLAEFDWKEDAQEIRAQLRRLDSRPSVDPWVLVEDDAMLLPTDAFLETCGRHYRDVGAALVVLDIESDCYPVAGTRAARVEELTGLATAAGFTARGLGG encoded by the coding sequence ATGTCCGGTGCCGACGACGCCCGTACGTCTCTCGCCGCGGTCGCGGCCCTGCTCGCCCCCGCCCACCCGGACGTGGCGGCACGGGTCCTGCACGCCCACGACGACCCGTCCGGGTACGTGCGCGACCACGCGCGCGAGCTGTCGGACCGGGGCATCGACGCCCCCGTCCCCGGCCTCTCCTGGATCGCCCTGGTCGACGCCCTCGCCGCACACCGCCTGCTGGCGGAGTTCGACTGGAAGGAGGACGCCCAGGAGATCCGCGCCCAGTTGAGGCGGCTCGACTCCCGCCCCTCCGTGGACCCCTGGGTCCTGGTCGAGGACGACGCAATGCTCCTGCCCACCGACGCGTTCCTGGAGACCTGCGGCCGCCACTACCGGGATGTCGGCGCGGCCCTGGTGGTCCTGGACATCGAGTCGGACTGCTACCCGGTGGCGGGCACCCGCGCCGCCCGCGTCGAGGAACTGACCGGGCTCGCGACTGCGGCCGGGTTCACGGCACGGGGGCTGGGGGGCTGA
- a CDS encoding SDR family NAD(P)-dependent oxidoreductase, with translation MTTTLITGANKGLGHETARCLVAAGHTVYIGSRDAERGRRAAEELGARAVVLDVTDDASVEAAVAVVEAGGGLDVLINNAGIESRGPGNEVVGAADVTADQMRETFETNVFGTVRVTHAFLPLLRRSAAPVVVNLSSGLASLTRVSEPGTPTHAYPGVAYPASKTAVNMVTVQYAKAFPEMRINAVEPGFTRTDLNGNTGVQSVEEGAEIIVRMALVGPDGPTGGYFSAEGPLPW, from the coding sequence ATGACCACCACACTGATCACCGGAGCCAACAAGGGCCTGGGTCACGAGACCGCTCGCTGCCTCGTCGCCGCAGGCCACACCGTCTACATCGGAAGCCGTGACGCCGAACGAGGGCGCCGCGCCGCCGAGGAACTGGGCGCGCGAGCGGTCGTCCTCGACGTCACCGACGACGCTTCCGTCGAAGCCGCGGTCGCGGTCGTCGAGGCCGGGGGAGGACTGGACGTCCTCATCAACAACGCGGGCATCGAGAGCAGGGGCCCCGGCAACGAGGTGGTCGGGGCGGCGGACGTGACCGCCGACCAGATGCGCGAGACCTTCGAGACGAACGTCTTCGGCACGGTACGCGTCACCCACGCCTTCCTGCCCCTGCTGCGCCGGTCCGCCGCCCCGGTCGTGGTCAACCTCAGCAGCGGGCTGGCCTCCCTGACCCGGGTCTCCGAGCCGGGCACCCCGACGCACGCCTATCCGGGCGTGGCGTACCCGGCCTCGAAGACCGCGGTCAACATGGTCACCGTCCAGTACGCCAAGGCCTTCCCGGAGATGCGGATCAACGCGGTCGAGCCCGGATTCACCCGGACCGATCTGAACGGGAACACCGGTGTCCAGTCGGTCGAGGAGGGCGCCGAGATCATCGTCCGGATGGCCCTCGTGGGCCCCGACGGCCCCACCGGCGGCTACTTCTCCGCCGAGGGACCGCTGCCCTGGTGA
- a CDS encoding S1 family peptidase, which produces MRRITALRTALSAVLLVGAWAGAGFPSASAADTTAPAADAQPASTGLLAAMQKDLGLTAGQAKARLSAEKTATALQPKAQRAAGAAYGGSWFDASTGGLTVAVTSDTQAAAVRATGAAVRLVTHTERRLDAVKAKLDKLDAPAGVSSWHVDPRVNKVVVDVVSSKRSDNDVQKFIERAESAGPVTVQETAEAPRTFAAGTVGGDPYYTGNVRCSIGFSVYGGFVTAGHCGQAGASVSGWDGSGIGNFQGSSFPDNDYAWVSVGNGWWTVPVVIGWGTVSDQLVRGSAVAPIGASICRSGSTSHWHCGNVLATNETVNYSQGAVHEMTKTSVCAEPGDSGGSFISGDQAQGVTSGGWGNCSSGGETWHQPINEILNRYGLTLHTA; this is translated from the coding sequence TTGAGACGCATCACCGCTTTACGGACCGCCCTCTCCGCCGTGCTCCTCGTCGGCGCCTGGGCGGGCGCGGGATTCCCCTCCGCCTCCGCCGCCGACACCACCGCCCCCGCCGCCGACGCACAGCCGGCCTCCACCGGTCTGCTGGCCGCCATGCAGAAGGACCTGGGCCTGACGGCAGGCCAGGCCAAGGCCCGTCTCTCCGCCGAGAAGACGGCCACTGCCCTCCAGCCGAAGGCGCAGCGTGCCGCCGGCGCCGCGTACGGCGGCTCCTGGTTCGACGCGTCGACGGGCGGTCTCACCGTCGCCGTCACCAGCGACACGCAGGCCGCGGCCGTGCGGGCGACGGGCGCCGCGGTGCGCCTGGTGACCCACACCGAGCGCCGGCTCGACGCGGTCAAGGCGAAGCTCGACAAGCTCGACGCCCCCGCCGGTGTGAGCAGCTGGCATGTCGACCCCCGGGTCAACAAGGTCGTCGTCGACGTCGTCTCGTCCAAGCGGTCTGACAACGATGTCCAGAAGTTCATCGAGCGGGCCGAGAGCGCCGGCCCCGTGACCGTCCAGGAGACCGCCGAGGCGCCGCGCACCTTCGCCGCCGGAACCGTCGGCGGCGACCCGTACTACACGGGCAACGTGCGCTGCTCCATAGGCTTCTCGGTGTACGGCGGCTTCGTCACCGCCGGCCACTGCGGCCAGGCCGGCGCGTCCGTCAGCGGCTGGGACGGCTCCGGCATCGGCAACTTCCAGGGCTCGTCCTTCCCCGACAACGACTACGCGTGGGTCAGCGTGGGCAACGGCTGGTGGACCGTCCCCGTCGTCATCGGCTGGGGCACCGTCTCCGACCAGCTCGTCCGCGGCTCCGCTGTGGCCCCGATCGGTGCCTCGATCTGCCGTTCCGGCTCCACCTCGCACTGGCACTGCGGCAACGTCCTCGCCACCAACGAGACGGTGAACTACAGCCAGGGCGCGGTCCACGAGATGACCAAGACCAGCGTCTGCGCCGAACCCGGTGACTCGGGCGGCTCCTTCATCAGCGGCGACCAGGCGCAGGGCGTCACCTCCGGCGGCTGGGGCAACTGCAGCTCCGGCGGCGAGACCTGGCACCAGCCGATCAACGAGATCCTGAACCGGTACGGGCTCACGCTCCACACGGCCTGA
- a CDS encoding helix-turn-helix transcriptional regulator: MATAEFGQALRRWRDRVAPEAAGLPSGGQRRAAGLRREELALLAGVSADYVTRLEQGRASHPSPQVVEALARALRLSETERGHLFRLAGLAPPGPETVPGYLTPSVQRLLDRLSGTPVAVYDAAWTLLVANPPYAALMGDPSGWRGNRRNGVWRNFLGEPGRVRHTEESRRELEAALVADLHAVAGRYPADPRLHRLVAELRAGSARFAELWESGSVGPHRAARKTVDHPHVGALTLDCDVLTVEGSDLRIMVYTAEPGTEDAERLALVTVLGTQSLIG; this comes from the coding sequence ATGGCGACGGCTGAGTTCGGACAGGCACTGCGGCGCTGGCGTGACCGGGTCGCGCCGGAGGCGGCCGGGCTGCCGAGCGGGGGGCAGCGGCGGGCGGCCGGGCTGCGCCGGGAGGAGCTGGCGCTGCTGGCGGGTGTCTCGGCCGACTACGTCACCCGGCTCGAGCAGGGCCGTGCCTCCCATCCGTCGCCGCAGGTCGTCGAGGCCCTGGCGCGGGCCCTGCGGCTGTCGGAGACCGAGCGGGGGCATCTGTTCCGGCTGGCCGGGCTGGCGCCGCCGGGCCCTGAGACGGTCCCCGGGTATCTCACTCCCAGTGTCCAGCGGCTGCTCGACCGGCTGAGCGGGACGCCGGTCGCGGTGTACGACGCGGCGTGGACCCTGCTGGTCGCCAACCCGCCGTACGCCGCGCTGATGGGCGATCCCTCCGGGTGGCGGGGCAACCGCCGCAACGGGGTCTGGCGCAACTTCCTCGGCGAGCCGGGGCGGGTGCGCCACACGGAGGAGTCCCGGCGCGAGCTGGAGGCCGCGCTGGTCGCCGACCTGCACGCGGTGGCCGGCCGCTACCCCGCCGACCCGAGGCTGCACCGGCTGGTCGCGGAGCTGCGGGCGGGCAGCGCGCGGTTCGCGGAGCTGTGGGAGTCCGGTTCCGTCGGTCCCCACCGGGCCGCGCGCAAGACCGTCGACCATCCGCACGTCGGGGCGCTGACGCTGGACTGCGATGTGCTGACCGTCGAGGGCAGTGATCTGCGCATCATGGTCTACACGGCCGAGCCGGGCACCGAGGACGCCGAACGCCTCGCCCTGGTCACGGTGCTGGGCACCCAGTCACTCATCGGCTAG
- a CDS encoding SCO7460 family lipoprotein has product MGGSTRARRWRAVATGALVGSVALVLGGCGVVTTKEDRRFAVKLADEHYPGVLRVIGAHTLFPQASGSEITFAVTDDPDAVVRIRVDAKAGTCNTHACGGVLDEAVERGRRDADLLRVLVGTFERCGHEVIGVEPSTGAPWIVAEPTDATVAPVLKDIGACVRQWVEAREAKDPSAKKEGASVNLVSRAVAEKRPTGKASQPTAMRLSATPLLAALHAHPYFAASYAVVDGRIDTTGSARIVRPFTEQQKFARTVQSGVKERLRTTHPRVQISDFDWVWQLEPGTVDRFTGYVLYCEEPDGEKTCLGDRAVVVTTDGDGRPIGELRPVGKVREGRGPLRLPPL; this is encoded by the coding sequence ATGGGCGGATCGACGAGGGCGCGCAGATGGAGAGCCGTGGCGACCGGGGCGCTGGTGGGCTCGGTCGCGCTGGTCCTCGGCGGCTGCGGGGTGGTCACCACGAAGGAGGACCGGCGGTTCGCCGTGAAGCTCGCCGACGAGCACTACCCGGGCGTCCTCAGGGTGATCGGGGCGCACACCCTCTTCCCGCAGGCGAGCGGCTCGGAGATCACCTTCGCGGTGACCGACGACCCCGACGCCGTCGTCCGGATCCGGGTGGACGCGAAGGCGGGCACCTGCAACACCCACGCGTGCGGGGGTGTGCTCGACGAGGCGGTCGAGCGCGGCCGGCGCGACGCGGACCTGCTGCGCGTCCTGGTCGGCACGTTCGAGCGCTGCGGCCACGAGGTGATCGGGGTCGAGCCGTCCACCGGCGCCCCCTGGATCGTGGCCGAGCCGACCGACGCCACCGTGGCCCCGGTGCTCAAGGACATCGGTGCGTGCGTCCGGCAGTGGGTGGAGGCCCGGGAGGCGAAGGACCCGTCCGCGAAGAAGGAGGGGGCGTCGGTGAACCTCGTCTCCCGCGCCGTCGCGGAGAAGCGCCCGACCGGCAAGGCGTCGCAGCCGACAGCGATGCGCCTGAGCGCGACACCGCTGCTGGCGGCCCTGCACGCGCACCCGTACTTCGCCGCGAGCTACGCGGTGGTGGACGGGCGTATCGACACCACGGGCAGCGCCCGGATCGTCAGACCGTTCACGGAGCAGCAGAAGTTCGCCAGGACCGTGCAGAGCGGTGTGAAGGAGCGGCTCCGGACCACTCACCCCCGGGTGCAGATCAGCGACTTCGACTGGGTGTGGCAGCTGGAGCCGGGCACCGTCGACCGGTTCACCGGCTATGTCCTGTACTGCGAGGAGCCGGACGGCGAGAAGACGTGCCTGGGCGACCGGGCCGTCGTGGTGACGACGGACGGGGACGGCCGTCCGATCGGTGAGCTGCGGCCGGTCGGCAAGGTGCGCGAGGGCCGGGGCCCGCTCCGGCTGCCCCCGCTGTGA
- a CDS encoding LysR family transcriptional regulator — MFENEALRLLVAVAECGSFTQAADRLNYTQSSVSRRIAALEQRAGGPLFDRLPRGVRLNPAGRALHRHATEVLDRLARAERELAVLHAGQGGLLHVGAFATANISLVPAALRALRDARPGIEAVPAEGPTDVLMGMLVDGALDVAVLSDYPYGLPPADGVTTTVLCEDELYVALPRGHRLAGAEPVDLGELSEESWIQSAYGDRPTMFAEACARAGFSPRKVIRIAEWSGKFGYVAAGLGVALVPSLAARAVPGTLVLCRLTDPALHRTLHVALPDAPLPAALHLRDLLRTAADGP; from the coding sequence GTGTTCGAGAACGAGGCGCTCCGCCTGCTCGTGGCGGTGGCGGAGTGCGGATCGTTCACACAGGCGGCCGACCGGCTCAACTACACCCAGTCCTCGGTGTCCCGGCGGATCGCCGCGCTGGAACAGCGGGCGGGCGGGCCGCTGTTCGACCGGCTGCCCCGGGGCGTACGGCTCAACCCCGCGGGCCGCGCCCTGCACCGGCATGCCACCGAGGTGCTGGACCGGCTGGCGCGGGCCGAACGGGAACTGGCCGTGCTCCACGCGGGGCAGGGCGGGCTGTTGCATGTGGGCGCCTTCGCCACGGCCAACATCTCCCTGGTCCCCGCCGCCCTGCGGGCGCTGCGGGACGCCCGGCCCGGCATCGAGGCCGTCCCGGCCGAGGGCCCGACCGACGTCCTGATGGGGATGCTCGTGGACGGGGCCCTGGATGTGGCCGTGCTCAGCGACTACCCGTACGGGCTGCCGCCGGCCGACGGTGTCACGACCACCGTGCTGTGCGAGGACGAACTGTACGTCGCGCTCCCGCGTGGACACCGGCTGGCGGGAGCCGAGCCGGTCGACCTCGGTGAGCTGAGCGAGGAGTCCTGGATCCAGAGCGCGTACGGTGACCGGCCGACCATGTTCGCGGAGGCCTGCGCCCGGGCGGGGTTCAGCCCCCGCAAGGTCATCCGGATCGCGGAGTGGAGCGGCAAGTTCGGGTACGTCGCCGCAGGACTCGGCGTGGCTCTCGTGCCCTCACTGGCCGCCCGCGCGGTGCCCGGCACGCTCGTCCTGTGCCGGCTCACCGATCCGGCTCTGCACCGGACCCTTCATGTGGCCCTGCCGGACGCACCGCTTCCGGCCGCGCTGCATCTGCGCGACCTGCTGCGGACTGCGGCCGACGGGCCCTGA
- a CDS encoding GNAT family N-acetyltransferase, whose translation MTDLRIVRVDDTADDSALVNWRHVHNTIIPTAVLSHAETAERARRNRLAVACLDEVTVGCSTVRPPAPGSSVATVIARVLPEYRGRGFGEQVYARALAEARELGAEVIETCVLETNPEGLRFARARGFTETERYVLPGDTVAFIDLRLA comes from the coding sequence ATGACCGACCTTCGCATCGTGCGCGTGGACGACACCGCCGACGACAGCGCGCTCGTCAACTGGCGGCACGTCCACAACACGATCATCCCCACGGCCGTGCTCTCGCACGCGGAGACAGCGGAGCGCGCCCGCCGCAACCGGCTGGCCGTCGCCTGTCTCGACGAGGTCACGGTGGGCTGCTCGACCGTCCGCCCGCCCGCCCCGGGCAGCTCGGTGGCCACCGTGATCGCACGGGTGCTGCCGGAGTACCGGGGACGGGGGTTCGGTGAGCAGGTGTACGCGCGGGCGCTCGCCGAGGCACGGGAGCTGGGCGCCGAGGTGATCGAGACCTGCGTCCTGGAGACCAACCCCGAGGGGCTGCGGTTCGCGCGGGCCCGGGGGTTCACGGAGACCGAGCGGTATGTACTGCCGGGCGACACCGTGGCGTTCATCGATCTCCGGCTGGCCTGA